Proteins encoded within one genomic window of Brockia lithotrophica:
- the alr gene encoding alanine racemase yields the protein MDPRTCRASRIELDADALRHNVLALTGLLPRSSGIMAVVKANAYGHGVRQLVPLLAELGVSYFAVATLSEALEIRTLGVDTPVLVLGPVDAECLPDAQAQGIAVTVFDPAFVSRLRTSLKSSLPRLKVHVKVDTGMHRWGIGREEEVVDVLRILREVPKVEVEGIYTHLARADEPDVDDAERQHERFARLLARLDAEGLTPPLRHVNNSAGFVRFPERSYDLVRLGISLYGIPPSPRLASSFAFLRPVMRLTAPIAQLHLIAPGETAGYGGGFVARRPTRLAVVPLGYGDGIFRALGDGRGEALVRGRRVPIVGRVSMDALFVDVTDVPEASVGDSVVFLGTQGTEFLSPWEVADRLGTIAYEVLTQLGPRLARVLRG from the coding sequence GTGGATCCTCGAACCTGTCGTGCCTCGCGCATCGAACTCGATGCGGATGCCCTTCGCCACAACGTCCTCGCACTCACCGGCCTGCTTCCGCGGTCGTCGGGAATCATGGCGGTCGTCAAGGCGAACGCTTACGGCCACGGCGTTCGTCAGCTCGTCCCCTTGCTTGCGGAACTCGGCGTGTCCTACTTTGCCGTGGCCACCTTGAGCGAAGCGCTCGAAATTCGCACCCTCGGAGTGGACACGCCCGTCCTCGTCCTCGGACCCGTTGACGCCGAATGCCTTCCCGACGCCCAAGCCCAGGGGATCGCGGTTACCGTATTCGATCCGGCCTTCGTCTCGCGCCTGCGCACTTCCCTGAAGTCCAGCCTTCCCCGCCTTAAGGTGCATGTGAAGGTGGATACGGGGATGCACCGGTGGGGGATTGGCCGGGAAGAAGAAGTCGTCGACGTGCTCCGCATCCTGCGCGAGGTGCCCAAGGTCGAGGTGGAAGGGATATACACGCACCTGGCCCGGGCCGACGAACCGGACGTAGACGATGCCGAGAGGCAACACGAACGGTTTGCCCGCCTGCTTGCGCGGTTGGATGCGGAAGGGCTCACGCCCCCCTTGCGCCACGTGAACAACAGCGCGGGCTTCGTCCGCTTTCCCGAACGGAGCTACGACCTCGTCCGCCTGGGGATTTCCCTGTACGGCATCCCCCCTTCGCCGCGCCTTGCATCTTCGTTCGCCTTTTTGCGGCCGGTGATGCGGCTCACGGCGCCGATCGCCCAACTCCACCTTATCGCCCCCGGGGAGACGGCGGGATACGGCGGCGGCTTCGTGGCGCGCCGGCCCACGCGTCTCGCCGTCGTACCGCTGGGGTACGGCGACGGGATCTTTCGGGCGCTCGGAGACGGGCGCGGAGAGGCGCTCGTGCGGGGCCGACGCGTACCCATCGTGGGTCGCGTGAGCATGGACGCCTTGTTCGTCGACGTGACCGACGTACCCGAGGCCTCCGTAGGAGACAGCGTCGTCTTCCTCGGAACGCAGGGGACCGAATTTCTTTCCCCTTGGGAGGTCGCCGACCGTTTGGGTACGATCGCCTACGAGGTCCTCACACAACTCGGGCCGCGCCTCGCCCGCGTCCTACGGGGGTGA
- a CDS encoding class I SAM-dependent rRNA methyltransferase, whose amino-acid sequence MAKGQKTGYFFDQRENRTVIVDAALDTLKILLLVEFRMAGKDHPVIHRADEGEHLKFAILEMRSRK is encoded by the coding sequence TTGGCCAAGGGGCAGAAGACGGGTTATTTCTTCGACCAGCGCGAAAACCGGACTGTCATCGTCGATGCCGCCCTCGACACGCTGAAGATCCTCCTGCTCGTCGAGTTTCGCATGGCCGGAAAGGACCATCCGGTGATCCACAGGGCTGACGAAGGCGAGCATCTCAAGTTCGCCATCCTCGAGATGCGTAGCCGGAAATAG
- the hisF gene encoding imidazole glycerol phosphate synthase subunit HisF, which yields MNGVPAKRIIPCLDIDHGRVVKNVRFHENRWDAGDPVELARRYDQEGADEVVFLDISASVEGRQIMLDVIARAAEEVFIPLTVGGGIRSTEDMRAVLRAGADKVSINTAAVQNPELIQAGAEAFGSQCIVVAIDAKRRPDGWWEVYVHGGRTPTGLDVLRWAEQAERLGAGELLVTSLDADGTRAGYDVELHRRLADRVGIPVIASGGAGTMEHLVAVLSEGKADAALVASIFHSGQHTVAEAKAYLAKKGIPVRWLR from the coding sequence ATGAACGGAGTTCCAGCAAAGCGCATCATTCCTTGCTTGGATATCGATCATGGCCGAGTGGTCAAAAACGTGCGCTTTCATGAAAACCGCTGGGACGCTGGCGACCCGGTCGAGCTGGCGAGAAGATATGATCAAGAGGGCGCCGATGAGGTGGTGTTTCTTGACATTTCGGCTTCGGTGGAGGGTCGCCAGATCATGCTAGATGTGATCGCTCGGGCGGCGGAAGAGGTGTTCATCCCGCTCACCGTAGGCGGGGGCATCCGTTCCACGGAGGACATGAGGGCCGTGCTCCGGGCCGGTGCCGACAAAGTCAGCATCAACACAGCGGCGGTGCAAAATCCGGAGTTGATTCAAGCGGGGGCAGAAGCCTTCGGGAGCCAGTGCATTGTGGTGGCGATTGACGCCAAGCGGCGCCCCGACGGCTGGTGGGAGGTTTACGTGCACGGAGGACGGACGCCCACCGGACTGGACGTCTTGCGTTGGGCTGAGCAGGCCGAGCGGCTTGGTGCAGGTGAGCTCCTGGTCACGTCGCTGGATGCTGACGGGACCCGGGCTGGATATGACGTGGAACTGCATCGCCGGCTGGCCGATCGGGTCGGCATCCCTGTGATCGCCTCGGGTGGCGCCGGCACCATGGAGCATCTTGTGGCAGTGCTTTCAGAAGGAAAGGCCGATGCGGCGCTGGTTGCCTCGATCTTCCATTCTGGCCAGCATACGGTGGCCGAGGCCAAAGCTTACTTGGCGAAGAAGGGGATCCCGGTGCGCTGGCTGAGATGA
- the hisH gene encoding imidazole glycerol phosphate synthase subunit HisH — protein MRIAIVDTGLGNLRSVQKALIRLGADACLTVSPEELEAADGIVLPGVGSFPAAMDHLKRHGLVAPLRELVTRKTPLLGICLGMQLLFEKSEEHKLTLGLGILPGQVTRLPAEVKLPHIGWNTVMFLRPHPIWEGLEPGTWFYFVHTYAVEAQEESDVIAVTEYGRTFPSIVARGNVVGVQFHPEKSSTAGLQLLGNWLRTLKKRRPPSSSA, from the coding sequence ATGCGCATCGCGATCGTGGATACCGGCCTTGGCAATCTTCGAAGTGTGCAAAAAGCGCTTATACGGCTCGGGGCCGACGCTTGCTTGACCGTCTCGCCGGAGGAACTGGAGGCCGCCGACGGGATCGTCTTGCCGGGCGTGGGATCGTTTCCCGCCGCGATGGATCACCTCAAGCGTCACGGCCTTGTGGCCCCCTTAAGGGAGCTGGTGACTCGTAAAACACCTCTTCTGGGCATTTGCTTAGGGATGCAGCTTTTATTTGAAAAGAGTGAAGAGCATAAATTAACTTTAGGTTTGGGAATTCTGCCCGGACAGGTGACTCGCCTGCCGGCGGAAGTCAAGTTACCTCATATCGGGTGGAACACGGTCATGTTTCTCCGCCCCCATCCTATATGGGAAGGGCTGGAACCAGGTACGTGGTTTTATTTTGTACACACCTATGCGGTTGAAGCTCAGGAAGAGAGCGACGTCATCGCCGTGACGGAATATGGGCGCACCTTTCCCTCCATTGTTGCCCGCGGAAACGTGGTGGGGGTACAGTTTCACCCGGAGAAGTCTTCGACAGCCGGGCTTCAGCTCTTGGGTAACTGGCTGCGCACCCTCAAGAAGCGGCGCCCACCGTCGTCTTCCGCGTGA
- a CDS encoding ANTAR domain-containing response regulator — protein sequence MTQPKVVALGFDLVDPAARLPRSLVETGWLIQVQLDWPSEEWLMRQEANLFVLRMEGVDNVVERTRTLGRVTGRPVLWISDPVSSEAERTGDAIAGHVPGASGIPARGLENLWEHLGSEDWPVWTVLPRDVPRWQMVAVCRVLMTTAERLHAAKRRAEEALRKLEDRKLIERAKGILMDRFDLSESLAYKLLRDTAMRQRKPLREIAQSIIEYASHDP from the coding sequence ATGACCCAGCCGAAAGTCGTCGCGCTCGGCTTTGATCTTGTGGATCCCGCTGCCCGATTGCCTCGGAGCTTGGTGGAAACGGGGTGGTTGATTCAGGTGCAGCTGGATTGGCCGTCTGAAGAATGGCTTATGCGGCAGGAGGCGAATCTGTTTGTCCTGCGTATGGAAGGCGTCGACAACGTGGTCGAACGTACGCGAACCTTAGGCCGAGTGACGGGGCGGCCGGTGCTTTGGATTTCGGATCCGGTGTCGTCTGAGGCGGAGAGAACTGGCGATGCCATTGCCGGGCACGTGCCGGGAGCTTCTGGTATTCCCGCCCGTGGCCTTGAGAATCTGTGGGAGCATTTGGGCTCTGAGGACTGGCCTGTCTGGACCGTGCTCCCGAGGGACGTCCCTCGCTGGCAGATGGTTGCCGTCTGTCGGGTTTTGATGACTACTGCCGAACGCCTGCATGCAGCCAAGCGGAGGGCCGAAGAGGCACTCCGCAAGCTAGAGGATCGCAAACTCATCGAGCGGGCCAAGGGGATCCTCATGGATCGGTTTGACCTGTCCGAATCGTTGGCCTACAAACTCTTAAGGGACACCGCCATGCGGCAGCGAAAGCCGTTGCGCGAGATCGCGCAGAGCATTATCGAGTACGCTTCCCATGATCCGTAA